A genomic segment from Bufo bufo chromosome 8, aBufBuf1.1, whole genome shotgun sequence encodes:
- the LOC120978122 gene encoding cyclin-P, with protein MPICSSFHCLLSGNSEDVSLFIDISLQQLMMEGKREPFKDNNRIVSKKEDKKMGSYPTGEPPSKREDCKKEDKKRVLLIPPEGPDGQIPVPVSSSGPIVNDCWGEDLCRTMLTLDMHTEQEYAIDIFSSMMKQQSKHALRAADIPKAVTTEMRTMLVDWVVQVHEYLGLQEETLYLAVYLMNSYMKVHKIRISLLQLLAASCLFIACKIEESLIPEPAELCFMMEDAFSKKELLKMEKKVLHRLSFELHYIQPLHFLRLLSVTGKCPENVEYLAMYFMELTLLEADGAMVEPALLASAALSLAQMVSQESGTLSLDQMGQGPLYSYSDVDLSLPQQLMGRAALRASSKSIWQKYSRPQRHGVSTGPAMANSKHLARCIGMYCPNS; from the exons ATGCCCATTTGTTCTTCCTTCCACTGTCTGCTATCAGGGAACAGTGAAGATGTCTCTTTATTCATtgatatcagtctacagcagctcatg ATGGAAGGAAAAAGAGAGCCCTTCAAGGACAACAACAGAATTGTCTCCAAGAAAGAAGACAAGAAGATGGGTTCATATCCTACAGGAGAGCCCCCGTCCAAAAGAGAAGACTGCAAGAAGGAAGACAAGAAG AGGGTTCTCCTGATTCCTCCAGAAGGTCCAGATGGTCAGATCCCTGTGCCTGTCAGCTCTTCAGGACCTATTGTTAATGACTGTTGGGGAGAAGACCTATGCCGGACCATGCTGACGCTAGATATGCATACTGAGCAAGAGTACGCCATCGACATCTTCTCTAGTATGATG AAGCAACAGTCCAAGCATGCCCTCCGGGCAGCCGACATCCCCAAAGCTGTGACCACAGAAATGAGGACAATGCTGGTGGACTGGGTGGTCCAAGTTCAT GAATATCTGGGCCTGCAGGAGGAGACGCTCTATCTGGCCGTGTACTTAATGAATTCCTACATGAAAGTTCACAAAATCCGAATATCCCTTCTCCAGTTACTCGCAGCCAGCTGCCTTTTCATTGCCTGCAAGATTGAGGAGAGCCTTATTCCTGAG CCGGCAGAGCTTTGTTTCATGATGGAAGATGCCTTCAGCAAGAAAGAGCTTCTGAAAATGGAGAAGAAGGTTCTCCACCGCCTCAGCTTTGAGCTGCACTACATACAACCCCTGCATTTCCTGCGCCTCCTCTCCGTTACCGGGAAGTGTCCTGAAAAT GTTGAGTACCTCGCCATGTACTTCATGGAGCTAACTCTACTGGAGGCTGATGGAGCAATGGTTGAGCCGGCCCTTTTGGCATCTGCCGCATTGTCGTTGGCACAGATGGTATCCCAGGAGTCTGGAACGTTGAGTCTTGATCAGATGGGGCAAGGGCCACTCTACTCCTACAG TGATGTAGACTTGAGCCTTCCTCAACAACTCATGGGAAGAGCAGCCCTCCGTGCCAGCTCCAAGTCCATCTGGCAGAAATATTCCCGTCCTCAGAGACACGGGGTAAGCACAGGACCTGCCATGGCCAACTCCAAACACCTTGCCCGCTGCATAGGAATGTACTGCCCCAATTCCTGA